Proteins from one Deinococcus apachensis DSM 19763 genomic window:
- a CDS encoding Hsp20/alpha crystallin family protein: MMRFDPFREIEELTQRMDRAFGSAVSGQGARLAPPVDVHEDEQGLELMLDLPGVRPDDIQIEAENQTLTVQAKRNYSRGEGRTAHRVERAYGTFTRTFSVPAKYDLTKVEANFDHGTLTLRVPRSEAAQKRTVQVRTGGQLNAPKTVDAGQSSSADMQNAESTQGA; encoded by the coding sequence TTGATGCGTTTTGATCCTTTTCGTGAAATCGAGGAACTGACCCAGCGCATGGACCGCGCCTTCGGCAGTGCGGTGAGTGGCCAGGGTGCCCGCCTCGCCCCGCCCGTGGATGTCCACGAGGACGAGCAGGGCCTGGAACTCATGCTCGATCTACCCGGCGTGCGGCCGGACGACATCCAGATTGAGGCCGAGAACCAGACACTGACCGTGCAGGCCAAGCGCAACTACTCCCGTGGCGAGGGCCGCACCGCCCACCGCGTCGAGCGGGCGTACGGGACCTTTACCCGCACCTTCAGCGTGCCCGCGAAGTACGATCTCACCAAGGTCGAGGCCAACTTCGACCACGGCACCCTGACCCTGCGCGTGCCCCGCAGCGAGGCCGCCCAGAAGCGCACCGTGCAGGTTCGCACGGGTGGGCAACTGAACGCCCCGAAGACGGTGGACGCCGGGCAAAGCAGCTCGGCCGACATGCAGAACGCCGAGAGTACCCAGGGCGCGTAA
- the pyrR gene encoding bifunctional pyr operon transcriptional regulator/uracil phosphoribosyltransferase PyrR gives MTPKATILTADEVRRALTRIAHEIVERNKGAQNLALIGIHTRGIPLAERLAQKLSELEGVQVPTGRLDITLYRDDLSEVAHQPIIRETQVPFDLARRRVVLVDDVLYTGRTVRAALDALIDLGRPESIQLAVLVDRGHRELPIRADYVGKNLPTARSEVVKVKLAETDGVDVVELHDLETRR, from the coding sequence GTGACCCCCAAGGCCACCATCCTCACCGCCGACGAGGTGCGCCGGGCGCTCACGCGCATCGCGCACGAGATCGTGGAGCGCAACAAGGGCGCACAGAACCTGGCGCTGATCGGCATCCACACCCGCGGCATCCCGCTCGCCGAACGGCTGGCGCAGAAGCTGAGCGAACTGGAGGGGGTTCAGGTCCCCACCGGCAGGCTCGACATCACCCTTTACCGCGACGACCTCTCGGAAGTCGCGCACCAGCCCATCATCCGCGAGACGCAGGTGCCCTTCGACCTCGCCCGGCGCCGGGTCGTTCTCGTGGACGACGTGCTGTACACCGGGCGCACCGTTCGCGCGGCGCTCGACGCCCTGATCGATCTCGGAAGGCCCGAGAGCATTCAGCTCGCCGTCCTGGTGGACCGGGGACACCGCGAGCTGCCCATCCGCGCCGACTACGTGGGCAAGAATCTGCCGACCGCCCGCAGCGAGGTCGTGAAGGTCAAGCTTGCCGAGACGGACGGCGTGGACGTGGTGGAACTGCACGACCTGGAGACGCGAAGGTGA